The Microbulbifer sp. YPW1 genome contains a region encoding:
- a CDS encoding amidohydrolase: MNNLLKLALSFLFLVHSLFASAVETADTIFHNGTIITINDTQPEAEAIAIRDGKIIAVGKRAEVFKTASSDTQKVDLAGKTMLPGFFDSHGHAWMIGFQSLTANLLPPPDGNGKDMASLIKLLQDWAAANQKAVKQLGWIVGFGYDNSQLAEQRHPTRRDLDKVSTDIPSLIVHQSGHLGVANSKALEIAGVSPDTENPDGGVFQREADGKTPSGVAEEYAFFQLIGAFGKSLNKDVNDLFAVEGTKLLASFGYTTAQEGRATQASLDALKRVAENGALKIDVVVYPDILEVADIHPEREYRHRLRVGGAKLTIDGSPQGKTAWLTKPYFKPPPGQDKDYRGYAAITDQQAMDAVAKAYAHDWQIIVHTNGDAAIDLLIKAVKAAEAKYPKVQNRPVMIHGQTLRRDQVDEIKALGIFPSLFPMHTFYWGDYHRESVLGPERAENISPTGWVLEQNMMFGTHHDAPVALPDSMRVLSATVTRRTRSGKILGAKHRVPVATALKAMTLWPAWQHFEEDRKGSIEVGKLADLTVLSENPLTVPEEQLDDLKVQETYKEGVLVYRRGEQSAAAPSPAMFGLTLRDSVDRHKSARENNHLHGDGCFNDALGLMLQALEQASPDSH, from the coding sequence ATGAATAATCTTCTGAAACTGGCGCTCAGCTTTCTGTTTTTAGTGCATTCACTGTTTGCATCCGCTGTGGAAACCGCGGACACCATATTCCACAATGGCACCATCATCACCATCAATGACACACAGCCCGAAGCAGAGGCGATCGCTATCAGGGATGGAAAAATTATCGCCGTGGGTAAACGTGCGGAGGTTTTCAAGACGGCGAGTTCCGACACGCAGAAAGTTGATCTGGCCGGTAAAACCATGTTGCCCGGTTTTTTCGATTCTCACGGCCACGCCTGGATGATCGGCTTCCAGTCGCTTACCGCCAATCTGCTGCCACCTCCAGATGGCAATGGCAAGGATATGGCCTCGCTCATCAAGCTGTTGCAGGACTGGGCGGCAGCCAACCAGAAAGCAGTCAAGCAGCTCGGCTGGATCGTCGGCTTCGGCTATGACAACTCACAACTCGCGGAACAGCGTCACCCGACGCGCCGGGATCTCGACAAGGTCTCCACGGATATCCCCAGTCTGATCGTGCACCAGTCCGGGCACCTCGGTGTGGCCAACTCCAAAGCGCTGGAAATCGCCGGGGTCTCGCCCGACACGGAAAATCCGGACGGTGGCGTGTTCCAGCGCGAAGCTGACGGCAAGACCCCCAGTGGCGTTGCCGAAGAATACGCGTTCTTTCAACTTATCGGTGCCTTTGGAAAATCCCTGAACAAGGATGTAAATGATCTGTTTGCCGTCGAAGGTACCAAGCTGCTCGCTTCCTTTGGATACACGACCGCGCAGGAGGGGCGGGCCACCCAGGCATCCCTCGATGCGTTAAAACGGGTCGCAGAAAACGGAGCCTTGAAAATTGATGTGGTCGTATACCCCGATATCCTCGAGGTCGCGGACATACACCCGGAACGGGAATACCGCCACCGGCTGCGAGTCGGTGGTGCCAAGCTAACGATTGACGGGTCACCGCAGGGTAAAACGGCATGGCTGACCAAACCCTACTTCAAACCGCCACCGGGGCAGGATAAGGATTACCGGGGCTATGCGGCAATCACCGACCAGCAGGCGATGGACGCCGTGGCCAAAGCCTATGCCCACGACTGGCAGATTATCGTTCACACAAATGGCGATGCCGCCATTGATCTCTTGATCAAGGCCGTGAAAGCGGCCGAGGCCAAATACCCCAAGGTGCAAAATCGCCCCGTGATGATTCACGGGCAAACCCTGCGCCGGGACCAGGTGGACGAAATCAAGGCACTGGGAATCTTTCCCTCCCTGTTTCCGATGCACACCTTTTACTGGGGTGACTACCATCGGGAATCGGTACTGGGCCCGGAGCGTGCAGAAAACATCTCCCCCACCGGCTGGGTCCTTGAACAGAACATGATGTTTGGTACCCACCACGATGCGCCGGTGGCACTACCGGACTCCATGCGCGTACTCTCGGCCACCGTTACCCGCCGCACCCGCAGTGGAAAGATTCTTGGGGCAAAGCATCGCGTTCCCGTCGCCACCGCGCTCAAGGCCATGACACTGTGGCCAGCGTGGCAGCACTTTGAAGAAGACCGTAAAGGCTCGATAGAAGTGGGGAAACTGGCGGACCTGACCGTACTCTCGGAAAACCCGTTAACGGTCCCGGAGGAACAGCTGGACGACCTGAAGGTGCAGGAAACCTACAAGGAAGGCGTACTGGTGTACCGGCGCGGCGAACAATCCGCAGCAGCGCCATCACCCGCCATGTTCGGTCTCACGTTGCGGGATTCTGTTGATCGCCATAAATCTGCTCGGGAAAACAACCACCTTCATGGAGACGGGTGCTTCAACGATGCCCTCGGCTTAATGCTGCAAGCGCTCGAGCAGGCATCGCCAGATTCGCACTGA
- a CDS encoding pitrilysin family protein gives MPRNLTASLALLTALSIPALSLFGCDRSSTQSEPKPQTEAASQAPAEQEAKPDFAIDYQQFQLDNGLNVLFHIDRSDPVVAVSLTAHVGSAREKEGRTGFAHLFEHLLFLESENLGKGGLDAMSARIGGSGANGSTSRDVTNYYQTVPKDALEKMLWAEADKLGWFINTVTEPVLAKEKQVVKNEKRQGVDNRPYGHSQYVIDRNLYPEGHPYSWQVIGSLEDLDNATLDDVKTFFRRWYVPNNVTLVVAGDFDPEQAKALVQKYFGEIPAGEAIERAPKQPVTLKETKRRYYEDNFARQPQLTLAWPTVPRYSEDSYPLAVLTEYLSDGKRAPLYRVLVEDEQLTANVSMGAYESELAGQVQLEVQAFSGRDLDAVYAGIQKAFALFEKEGIAEQDLERIKAGQEVAFYNSLSSVLGKGFQLAQYDIYADDPGYVSEDIERLLAVTADDVKRVYQKYIDDKPFVAVSFVPKGEKALALADSTEAQVVEEQIVNGAEDAVDPTAQAEYQKTPSKIDRSVEPAYGAPAQTTVPDVWQSELSNGIEVYGIENSEVPTVNFSLVIDGGQLQESIDKTGVANLTAMLMERGTKNRTPEELETAIQKLGANINVSAAQDAFRFDVTTLARNFDEVFALVQEMLLEPRWDEKELVLAKKSVTSQIKRAEAEPGAIASKTFARLLHGDDSIRGYSGLGTEDSVAAITMDDLKAYYAQYLSPSVARVHVVGDISQQDFLAAAESLAKQWPAKSVKVPDPKSEPAKPGIYFVDVPDSKQSILRIGRLAMPAVSDDYYPAVFTNYILGGGGFASRLMQELREGKGYTYGIGSSVSGDNTGGRFAIGSGVRANVTAESVQLIHDILADYPDTYTEADLENSRSYLVRANTRAFETAGAKLGLLENMSKYDWPADYVREREATAKAMTIPEVQKIAEEYMQLDSMIWLVVGDRATQLERLKKLGLGEVNLVE, from the coding sequence ATGCCCCGCAACCTGACCGCCTCCCTGGCGCTGCTGACCGCACTTTCCATCCCGGCTCTCAGCCTTTTCGGCTGCGACCGCTCCAGTACCCAGTCCGAGCCGAAGCCTCAGACTGAGGCGGCGTCACAGGCTCCGGCCGAGCAGGAAGCCAAGCCCGATTTCGCCATCGACTACCAGCAGTTCCAGCTGGATAACGGCCTCAATGTGCTGTTCCACATCGACCGCTCCGATCCGGTGGTGGCGGTGTCGCTGACCGCCCATGTGGGTTCGGCGCGGGAGAAGGAGGGGCGCACCGGTTTTGCCCATCTGTTCGAGCACCTGCTGTTCCTGGAGTCGGAGAACCTGGGCAAGGGCGGGCTGGATGCGATGAGTGCGCGTATTGGCGGTTCCGGGGCCAATGGTTCCACTTCCCGCGATGTCACCAATTACTACCAGACGGTGCCCAAGGATGCGCTGGAGAAGATGCTGTGGGCGGAGGCGGACAAGCTCGGCTGGTTTATCAATACGGTGACCGAGCCGGTGCTGGCAAAAGAAAAGCAGGTGGTGAAGAACGAGAAGCGCCAGGGTGTGGATAACCGCCCCTATGGCCACAGCCAGTATGTGATCGATCGCAATCTCTACCCGGAGGGCCACCCCTACAGCTGGCAGGTGATCGGCTCGCTGGAGGATCTGGACAATGCCACCCTGGACGATGTGAAGACCTTCTTCCGCCGCTGGTATGTGCCCAACAACGTGACTTTGGTAGTGGCCGGGGATTTTGATCCCGAGCAGGCCAAGGCGCTGGTGCAGAAGTACTTCGGCGAGATCCCCGCGGGCGAGGCCATCGAGCGCGCGCCCAAGCAGCCGGTCACCCTGAAGGAGACCAAGCGCCGCTATTACGAGGACAACTTCGCGCGCCAGCCCCAGCTGACCCTGGCCTGGCCCACGGTGCCGCGCTACAGCGAAGACAGCTACCCGCTGGCGGTGCTGACGGAATACCTGTCCGACGGCAAGCGCGCGCCCCTGTACCGGGTGCTGGTGGAAGACGAGCAGCTGACCGCGAATGTGTCCATGGGCGCCTATGAGTCCGAGCTGGCGGGGCAGGTGCAGCTGGAAGTGCAGGCGTTCAGCGGGCGCGATCTGGATGCGGTCTACGCGGGTATCCAGAAGGCGTTTGCGCTGTTCGAAAAAGAGGGGATTGCCGAGCAGGACCTGGAGCGCATCAAGGCCGGCCAGGAGGTGGCCTTCTACAACAGTCTGTCCAGTGTGCTGGGCAAGGGCTTCCAGCTGGCCCAGTACGACATTTACGCGGATGACCCGGGTTACGTGAGTGAGGATATCGAACGCCTGCTGGCGGTCACCGCGGACGACGTAAAGCGGGTGTACCAGAAGTACATCGATGACAAACCCTTTGTGGCAGTGAGCTTTGTGCCCAAAGGGGAGAAAGCGCTGGCACTGGCGGATTCCACCGAGGCGCAGGTGGTGGAAGAGCAGATCGTCAATGGTGCCGAAGACGCGGTGGACCCGACGGCGCAGGCGGAGTACCAGAAAACCCCGTCGAAGATCGACCGCAGTGTGGAGCCCGCCTACGGCGCGCCGGCGCAGACCACCGTGCCGGATGTCTGGCAGAGTGAGCTGAGTAACGGCATCGAGGTCTACGGTATTGAAAACAGCGAGGTGCCCACGGTCAACTTCAGCCTGGTGATCGACGGCGGCCAGTTGCAGGAGAGCATCGACAAGACCGGGGTGGCCAACCTCACCGCCATGCTGATGGAGCGCGGTACCAAAAACCGCACCCCGGAAGAACTGGAAACCGCCATCCAGAAACTCGGTGCCAATATCAACGTATCCGCCGCGCAGGACGCCTTCCGCTTTGACGTCACCACCCTGGCGCGCAACTTCGATGAGGTATTCGCGCTGGTGCAGGAAATGCTGCTGGAGCCGCGCTGGGACGAAAAAGAACTGGTGTTGGCGAAGAAGAGCGTTACCAGCCAGATCAAGCGCGCGGAGGCCGAGCCCGGCGCCATTGCCAGCAAGACCTTTGCGCGCCTGCTGCACGGCGATGACAGTATCCGCGGATACAGCGGCCTGGGTACGGAGGATTCCGTGGCGGCCATCACCATGGATGATCTCAAGGCCTATTATGCGCAGTACCTCTCACCGTCCGTGGCCCGCGTCCACGTGGTGGGGGATATTTCCCAGCAGGACTTCCTCGCCGCCGCGGAATCCCTGGCCAAGCAGTGGCCCGCCAAGTCGGTGAAGGTCCCGGACCCGAAATCCGAACCGGCCAAGCCGGGCATCTATTTTGTGGACGTGCCGGATTCCAAGCAGTCGATCCTGCGCATCGGCCGCCTGGCCATGCCGGCGGTGTCAGACGACTACTACCCGGCGGTATTTACCAACTACATCCTCGGCGGCGGTGGCTTCGCCTCGCGCCTGATGCAGGAGCTGCGCGAGGGCAAGGGCTACACCTACGGTATTGGTTCCAGCGTATCCGGTGACAACACCGGCGGCCGCTTTGCCATCGGCAGCGGCGTGCGCGCCAATGTCACCGCGGAATCCGTGCAGCTGATCCACGATATTCTCGCGGACTACCCCGACACCTACACCGAGGCCGACCTGGAAAACTCCCGCTCTTATCTGGTGCGCGCCAACACCCGCGCGTTCGAGACCGCGGGCGCCAAGCTGGGCCTGCTGGAAAACATGAGCAAATACGACTGGCCCGCCGACTACGTGCGCGAGCGCGAGGCCACCGCCAAAGCCATGACCATCCCCGAGGTGCAGAAGATTGCCGAGGAATATATGCAGCTGGATTCCATGATCTGGCTGGTGGTGGGGGATCGCGCCACCCAGCTCGAGCGGCTAAAGAAGCTGGGGCTGGGTGAAGTTAATTTGGTGGAGTAA
- a CDS encoding glycine zipper 2TM domain-containing protein, producing MKYLSTAVVALLCGALSTSVFAEPPEGRGWKKHKKHHRYEHKEEYWDGNCKVERKWKRNGDYEEERKCRAPRDYGHRHHDHGTRVVVLPPWFDQRAPEPEYRPEWRPAPPPQHTTVSRCNSDKVGSVLGGLIGGVIGHQIGDGRGNTAATIGGAIAGVLVGGKIGRQMDQRNQACVGQVLEFAPEGERVTWQNSQNNVNYAVTPGAFERRGDQYCRSFTTEVYGSADNQSTQSFACRRADGSWVPAG from the coding sequence ATGAAATACCTCTCAACCGCCGTCGTCGCCCTTTTGTGCGGCGCTCTCTCCACCAGCGTCTTCGCCGAACCGCCCGAAGGCCGCGGCTGGAAGAAGCACAAGAAGCATCACCGGTACGAGCACAAGGAAGAATACTGGGACGGCAACTGCAAGGTGGAGCGCAAGTGGAAGCGCAATGGCGACTATGAGGAAGAGCGCAAATGCCGGGCGCCCCGCGACTACGGCCACCGTCACCACGACCACGGCACCCGCGTGGTGGTACTGCCGCCCTGGTTTGACCAGCGGGCCCCGGAACCGGAATACCGCCCGGAGTGGCGCCCAGCGCCGCCGCCCCAGCACACCACCGTGTCCCGCTGTAACAGCGACAAGGTCGGCAGCGTACTGGGCGGCCTGATTGGCGGTGTGATCGGACACCAGATTGGCGACGGCCGCGGCAACACTGCAGCCACGATTGGTGGCGCCATCGCCGGCGTTCTGGTGGGTGGCAAGATCGGTCGCCAGATGGACCAGCGCAACCAGGCGTGTGTGGGACAGGTACTGGAGTTTGCCCCCGAGGGTGAGCGTGTTACCTGGCAGAATTCCCAGAACAACGTGAACTACGCGGTAACCCCCGGTGCCTTCGAGCGTCGCGGCGATCAGTACTGCCGTTCATTCACCACTGAAGTCTACGGTTCTGCCGACAACCAGAGCACCCAGAGCTTTGCCTGCCGCCGCGCGGATGGCAGCTGGGTTCCCGCCGGCTGA
- a CDS encoding glutathione S-transferase family protein — protein MPEYRLYYWDLPFRAVFIEMLLHEVGASYQRRDAGDLYPDKCLKMQNPGMAPPFLYDCATRKTIAQMPAILMHLARKYDYLPKRNETHTLALKTILDCNDVLMEITNYNGMQMWEKEAWEQFRYARLSDWMQVFEQTGLAHGLKEDKGFLLGSRISVADIATTALFGTMIHAFPSLETDLEENAPAIAALYRRIEKRTRIAGFLAQRREHWERGYCGGQIERSLRKMID, from the coding sequence ATGCCGGAATACAGACTCTACTACTGGGACCTGCCGTTTCGCGCGGTCTTCATCGAGATGCTCCTGCACGAGGTGGGGGCCAGCTACCAGCGGCGTGATGCCGGTGATCTCTACCCGGACAAGTGCCTGAAGATGCAAAATCCGGGCATGGCGCCGCCCTTCCTGTACGACTGCGCGACCAGGAAGACCATTGCGCAGATGCCCGCGATCCTGATGCACCTGGCGCGGAAGTATGACTACCTGCCCAAGCGCAATGAGACCCACACCCTCGCCCTGAAAACCATCCTCGATTGCAACGATGTACTGATGGAAATCACCAATTACAACGGCATGCAGATGTGGGAAAAAGAGGCCTGGGAGCAGTTCCGATACGCTCGCCTGTCGGACTGGATGCAGGTGTTCGAACAGACCGGCCTCGCGCACGGGCTCAAGGAAGACAAGGGATTTCTGCTTGGCTCGAGAATCTCCGTCGCCGATATCGCAACCACCGCGCTGTTCGGCACCATGATTCATGCCTTCCCGTCACTGGAAACGGATCTCGAAGAAAATGCACCGGCGATCGCTGCGCTTTACCGCCGTATCGAGAAGCGGACAAGGATTGCCGGGTTCCTGGCACAGCGGCGGGAGCACTGGGAGCGTGGTTACTGCGGTGGCCAGATAGAGCGCTCCCTGCGCAAGATGATTGATTAA
- a CDS encoding aldehyde dehydrogenase family protein — MIYVQPGQDGALLNFKPRYENFIGGEWVAPVEGDYMENISPVTGEAFCEVPRSGAADIELALDAAHAAKIAWGKTAAAERANVLLRIADRMEQNLEMLAVAETWDNGKAVRETIAADIPLCVDHFRYFAGCLRSQEGSMAELDEHTVSYHLHEPLGVVGQIIPWNFPLLMAAWKLGPALAAGNCVVLKPAEQTPVSILVLVDLIGDLLPPGVLNIVNGIGEEAGQALASSNRIAKIAFTGSTAVGGHILKCAADNLIPSTVELGGKSPNIYFADVMQQEEAYISKAAEGLVLAFFNQGEVCTCPSRALIQESIYDEFMQRVVERTKSIKRGNPLDMETQVGAQASLEQFDRIMTYIEIGQREGAEVIFGGGAEQMEGEFRNGYYVQPTLLKGHNQMRIFQEEIFGPVVGVTTFKDEAEALAIANDTEYGLGAGVWTRDMNLAYRMGRNIQAGRVWTNCYHQYPAHAAFGGYKKSGIGRETHKKALEHYQQTKNLLVSYDVNPLGFF, encoded by the coding sequence ATGATCTACGTACAACCCGGACAGGACGGCGCCCTGCTGAACTTCAAACCGCGCTATGAAAACTTTATCGGTGGTGAATGGGTGGCGCCCGTAGAGGGCGACTATATGGAGAACATTTCCCCGGTTACCGGCGAGGCCTTCTGCGAGGTGCCGCGCTCCGGCGCCGCGGATATCGAGCTGGCGCTGGATGCCGCGCACGCGGCCAAAATCGCCTGGGGCAAGACCGCCGCCGCAGAGCGCGCCAACGTCCTGTTGCGAATTGCCGATCGCATGGAGCAGAACCTGGAAATGCTCGCGGTGGCGGAAACCTGGGACAACGGCAAGGCGGTGCGCGAGACCATTGCCGCCGATATCCCCCTGTGCGTGGATCACTTCCGCTATTTCGCCGGCTGCCTGCGCTCCCAGGAGGGCAGTATGGCGGAGCTGGACGAACACACGGTGTCCTACCACCTGCACGAGCCACTGGGCGTGGTGGGCCAGATCATCCCGTGGAACTTCCCCCTGCTGATGGCCGCGTGGAAGTTGGGCCCGGCACTGGCCGCGGGTAACTGCGTGGTGTTGAAGCCTGCGGAGCAAACCCCGGTATCCATCCTCGTGCTGGTAGACCTGATCGGTGACCTGCTGCCGCCCGGTGTGCTGAACATCGTCAACGGCATCGGCGAAGAAGCCGGTCAGGCGCTGGCCTCCAGCAATCGCATCGCCAAGATTGCCTTCACCGGCTCCACCGCAGTGGGTGGTCATATCCTCAAGTGCGCGGCCGACAACCTGATCCCTTCCACCGTCGAACTGGGCGGCAAGTCGCCGAATATCTATTTTGCAGACGTAATGCAGCAGGAAGAGGCGTACATCAGCAAGGCGGCGGAAGGGCTGGTGCTGGCGTTCTTCAACCAGGGCGAAGTGTGTACCTGCCCGTCCCGTGCGCTGATCCAGGAGTCCATCTACGACGAGTTTATGCAGCGGGTGGTAGAGCGCACCAAGTCGATCAAACGCGGCAACCCGCTGGATATGGAAACCCAGGTCGGCGCCCAGGCATCACTGGAGCAGTTCGACCGCATCATGACCTATATCGAAATCGGCCAGCGCGAAGGCGCAGAAGTCATCTTCGGTGGCGGCGCAGAGCAGATGGAGGGCGAATTCCGCAACGGGTATTACGTGCAGCCCACCCTGCTCAAGGGCCACAACCAGATGCGAATTTTCCAGGAAGAGATCTTCGGACCGGTTGTGGGCGTAACAACCTTCAAGGACGAAGCGGAAGCCCTGGCGATCGCCAACGACACCGAATACGGCCTCGGCGCCGGGGTGTGGACCCGCGATATGAACCTGGCCTACCGCATGGGTCGCAACATCCAGGCCGGCCGCGTGTGGACCAACTGCTACCACCAGTACCCGGCCCACGCCGCCTTCGGGGGTTACAAGAAATCCGGCATCGGCCGCGAGACCCACAAAAAGGCCCTGGAACACTACCAGCAGACCAAAAACCTGCTGGTGAGCTACGACGTCAATCCGCTGGGCTTCTTCTAA
- a CDS encoding serine/threonine-protein kinase — translation MTHSNLQIPGYLVHGPIGQGGMASVYLATQESLNRKVAIKVLRNGHDTQFNERFINEAHFIASLNNPHIITIHDISTLANGDYYIAMEYLDGGDLSENREQFREPAAILRLIRQIAQGLAVVHAKGIIHRDVKPANILIRKDGSAVLTDFGIAKDVDNDSDLTMAGHSLGSPSYSSPEQAQGQPLDITTDIYGLGVILLELLLGYNPFKGNTHTSTAINHIQQALPALPAEYAYLQPLLDRMLAKRPGERFQSCEELVEAIDPLLDPTASTMRPATARPLPSRLPGKMPRFLLPVLGVVAAVTVVFALTYESETEREINRLLEQAEQGLEEGRLVAPEQDNARYYYRQVLLLEQDNSEAHEGLARVTQMQVQGFVARGAEALERGDLTKPRDKNALHYYRAALALEEDNPQAMAGIDQLAAEYSRRARTHLLEGDLDRAHRDTNTGLGIQPDNAELLALRTEIDAKMPAAKKLIRDVFGKIRKTIDGDS, via the coding sequence ATGACGCACTCCAACCTCCAAATCCCCGGCTACCTTGTACACGGCCCCATCGGCCAGGGTGGCATGGCTTCGGTCTACCTGGCGACACAGGAATCCCTGAACCGCAAGGTGGCCATCAAGGTTCTGCGCAACGGACACGACACCCAGTTCAATGAGCGCTTTATCAACGAAGCGCATTTCATTGCCAGCCTCAACAACCCGCACATCATCACCATCCACGATATCTCCACCCTGGCCAATGGCGACTACTACATCGCCATGGAATACCTCGACGGCGGAGACCTGAGCGAAAACCGGGAGCAGTTCCGCGAACCCGCGGCAATCCTGCGCCTGATCCGGCAGATCGCCCAGGGCCTGGCAGTGGTGCACGCAAAGGGCATCATCCACCGCGACGTGAAGCCGGCCAATATCCTGATCCGCAAGGACGGCTCAGCGGTGCTGACAGATTTTGGTATCGCCAAGGATGTGGATAACGATTCAGACCTGACCATGGCCGGGCACAGCCTGGGCAGCCCTTCCTACAGCAGCCCGGAACAGGCACAGGGACAGCCGCTGGATATCACCACCGATATCTACGGTCTCGGCGTGATCCTGCTGGAGCTTCTGCTGGGCTACAACCCGTTCAAGGGCAACACCCACACCAGCACCGCCATCAACCATATCCAGCAAGCGCTCCCGGCCCTGCCCGCCGAATACGCTTACCTGCAGCCGCTACTGGATCGCATGCTCGCCAAGCGTCCCGGGGAGCGCTTCCAGTCCTGCGAGGAGCTGGTCGAGGCCATAGACCCGCTGCTAGACCCAACGGCCAGCACCATGCGGCCCGCCACTGCGCGCCCGCTGCCGTCGCGGCTGCCCGGCAAGATGCCGCGTTTCCTGTTACCGGTACTGGGCGTCGTCGCCGCGGTAACCGTGGTGTTTGCCCTCACCTACGAGAGCGAAACCGAACGCGAGATCAACCGCCTGCTGGAACAGGCGGAACAGGGCCTCGAAGAGGGCCGCCTGGTGGCCCCTGAACAGGACAACGCCCGCTACTACTACCGACAGGTACTGCTGCTGGAACAGGACAACAGCGAGGCCCATGAAGGCCTGGCACGGGTCACGCAAATGCAGGTGCAGGGTTTTGTTGCGCGCGGCGCGGAAGCCCTGGAACGCGGCGACCTGACCAAGCCGCGGGACAAGAACGCCCTGCACTACTATCGCGCCGCGCTGGCCCTGGAAGAGGACAACCCGCAGGCGATGGCGGGTATCGACCAGCTGGCTGCGGAATACTCCCGACGCGCCCGCACGCATCTGCTGGAGGGCGATCTGGATCGCGCGCACCGGGATACCAACACTGGCCTCGGTATCCAGCCGGACAATGCCGAGCTGCTGGCACTGCGCACAGAGATCGACGCCAAGATGCCGGCTGCGAAAAAATTGATCCGCGACGTTTTCGGCAAGATCCGCAAGACCATAGACGGCGACAGTTAA
- a CDS encoding helix-turn-helix domain-containing protein, with protein sequence MTGMAIRGRNAPRELVENRVSFAGPSSELSIYDTYLPAERVGLSSGELLYCGMISGRKIMHAAKNYRAEFLPQESFVMAPGEQVHIDFPDARLDTPTSCLTIEIARERVESICEKLNGTQAVETEFEDWRFRPETLIHTQHSQATQSLLQRLVTTFTENASDRDLLVDLGVSELVVRMLREQMRTFLLKVCENNPEVNGLGAALHQVQSRLDQPLDIEQLSRTACMSRSRFYSEFKKHLGCTPAEFQQHLRMQAAKEKLARGETVTRVCFDLGYRHLSHFSRRFHQQFGVSPKQFRESRSPA encoded by the coding sequence ATGACTGGAATGGCTATCCGCGGTCGCAATGCGCCGCGGGAGCTGGTGGAGAATCGCGTTTCGTTCGCCGGTCCCAGCTCCGAACTCAGTATTTACGACACCTACCTGCCCGCGGAGCGGGTCGGCCTGTCCTCTGGCGAGTTGCTGTATTGCGGCATGATCAGCGGCCGCAAGATCATGCACGCGGCGAAAAATTACCGCGCGGAATTTCTTCCCCAGGAATCCTTTGTGATGGCGCCGGGGGAGCAGGTGCATATCGATTTCCCTGACGCCCGCCTGGATACCCCCACCTCCTGTCTCACCATCGAAATCGCCCGCGAGCGGGTGGAAAGTATCTGTGAAAAGCTGAACGGCACCCAGGCAGTAGAGACCGAATTTGAAGACTGGCGTTTCCGTCCGGAGACACTGATCCATACCCAGCACAGCCAGGCAACCCAATCCCTGTTGCAGCGGCTGGTCACAACCTTTACGGAAAACGCCAGCGACCGGGATTTACTGGTGGATCTGGGGGTGAGCGAACTGGTGGTGCGAATGCTGCGGGAGCAGATGCGCACTTTCCTGTTGAAGGTCTGCGAAAATAATCCGGAAGTAAACGGATTGGGCGCGGCCCTGCATCAGGTTCAGTCGCGCCTCGACCAGCCCCTGGATATCGAACAGCTAAGCCGTACCGCTTGCATGAGCCGCAGTCGCTTTTACAGCGAATTCAAAAAACACCTCGGCTGTACCCCGGCAGAATTCCAGCAGCACCTGCGCATGCAGGCGGCGAAGGAAAAACTGGCGCGAGGGGAGACGGTTACGCGGGTGTGTTTCGATCTCGGGTACCGGCACCTGAGTCATTTCAGCCGTCGCTTCCACCAGCAGTTTGGGGTGAGCCCCAAGCAATTCCGCGAGTCCAGAAGCCCTGCCTGA